One stretch of Arachis hypogaea cultivar Tifrunner chromosome 20, arahy.Tifrunner.gnm2.J5K5, whole genome shotgun sequence DNA includes these proteins:
- the LOC112786682 gene encoding WAT1-related protein At5g64700 isoform X1 produces the protein MGEVKPYLAVVLMQFIYSVMTLLTKAVFNQGMNSSVFIFYRQMLGTVILVPLAFIFERKSAVPLSFMTFLKIFMFSFIGLTLTLNVYSIALVYTSATLGAAFVNCLPASTFFLAVILRMEKVNIKTESGIAKIASVLLCIGGVVILALYKGPHLVSGHHHTQHLSSRGQKWILGSLLFFLAVITWSFWLVIQAQFLKSYPSKLYFTSLQCMSSAIQSFLVAIAFERDFQQWKLGWDMRLLAVVYTGILVNGVVYYLQAWVIEKRGPVFSIIWNPLSFIMSTTGSILLLGEPLCLGSVVGGIMLVLSLYSVLWAKSKEGVSHQKSLPVKAPKECGDTKITEASDAQPHPQQQI, from the exons ATGGGTGAAGTTAAGCCATATTTGGCAGTGGTTCTAATGCAATTCATATATTCAGTGATGACCTTGTTGACTAAGGCAGTTTTTAATCAAGGCATGAATAGCTCTGTGTTTATCTTCTATAGACAAATGTTGGGAACCGTTATTTTGGTCCCTCTGGCCTTCATATTTGAACG AAAAAGTGCAGTGCCACTCTCGTTCATGACTTTCTTGAAGATTTTCATGTTCTCATTTATCGG GCTTACTCTAACCTTGAATGTTTATAGCATTGCACTTGTTTATACCTCTGCCACGTTGGGTGCTGCATTTGTTAATTGCCTCCCCGCTTCTACTTTCTTCCTTGCTGTCATTCTCAG AATGGAAAAGGTAAACATAAAGACAGAATCAGGGATTGCAAAGATTGCAAGTGTATTGCTTTGCATAGGTGGTGTGGTGATCCTTGCATTATACAAAGGACCACACTTAGTATCTGGACACCACCACACTCAACATCTTTCATCAAGAGGCCAAAAATGGATACTCGGTTCTTTACTCTTTTTCTTGGCAGTCATCACTTGGAGCTTTTGGCTTGTCATTCAG GCTCAATTTCTTAAAAGCTACCCTTCAAAGTTATATTTCACTAGCCTGCAGTGCATGTCAAGTGCAATTCAATCATTTTTGGTTGCTATAGCTTTTGAAAGAGATTTTCAGCAATGGAAGTTGGGTTGGGATATGAGACTCCTTGCAGTTGTCTACACT GGGATACTGGTGAATGGGGTGGTATACTACTTGCAAGCTTGGGTGATAGAAAAGAGAGGGCCTGTTTTCTCAATAATATGGAACCCACTCAGTTTTATTATGTCTACCACTGGTTCTATATTGCTCTTGGGTGAGCCCCTGTGTTTAGGCAG TGTTGTGGGTGGGATCATGCTGGTTCTAAGTCTCTATAGTGTTTTGTGGGCAAAAAGCAAAGAAGGAGTGAGTCATCAGAAATCACTGCCGGTTAAAGCACCAAAAGAATGTGGAGATACCAAAATAACAGAGGCAAGCGATGCACAACCACATCCACAGCAACAAAtatag
- the LOC112786682 gene encoding WAT1-related protein At5g64700 isoform X2 translates to MGEVKPYLAVVLMQFIYSVMTLLTKAVFNQGMNSSVFIFYRQMLGTVILVPLAFIFERKSAVPLSFMTFLKIFMFSFIGMEKVNIKTESGIAKIASVLLCIGGVVILALYKGPHLVSGHHHTQHLSSRGQKWILGSLLFFLAVITWSFWLVIQAQFLKSYPSKLYFTSLQCMSSAIQSFLVAIAFERDFQQWKLGWDMRLLAVVYTGILVNGVVYYLQAWVIEKRGPVFSIIWNPLSFIMSTTGSILLLGEPLCLGSVVGGIMLVLSLYSVLWAKSKEGVSHQKSLPVKAPKECGDTKITEASDAQPHPQQQI, encoded by the exons ATGGGTGAAGTTAAGCCATATTTGGCAGTGGTTCTAATGCAATTCATATATTCAGTGATGACCTTGTTGACTAAGGCAGTTTTTAATCAAGGCATGAATAGCTCTGTGTTTATCTTCTATAGACAAATGTTGGGAACCGTTATTTTGGTCCCTCTGGCCTTCATATTTGAACG AAAAAGTGCAGTGCCACTCTCGTTCATGACTTTCTTGAAGATTTTCATGTTCTCATTTATCGG AATGGAAAAGGTAAACATAAAGACAGAATCAGGGATTGCAAAGATTGCAAGTGTATTGCTTTGCATAGGTGGTGTGGTGATCCTTGCATTATACAAAGGACCACACTTAGTATCTGGACACCACCACACTCAACATCTTTCATCAAGAGGCCAAAAATGGATACTCGGTTCTTTACTCTTTTTCTTGGCAGTCATCACTTGGAGCTTTTGGCTTGTCATTCAG GCTCAATTTCTTAAAAGCTACCCTTCAAAGTTATATTTCACTAGCCTGCAGTGCATGTCAAGTGCAATTCAATCATTTTTGGTTGCTATAGCTTTTGAAAGAGATTTTCAGCAATGGAAGTTGGGTTGGGATATGAGACTCCTTGCAGTTGTCTACACT GGGATACTGGTGAATGGGGTGGTATACTACTTGCAAGCTTGGGTGATAGAAAAGAGAGGGCCTGTTTTCTCAATAATATGGAACCCACTCAGTTTTATTATGTCTACCACTGGTTCTATATTGCTCTTGGGTGAGCCCCTGTGTTTAGGCAG TGTTGTGGGTGGGATCATGCTGGTTCTAAGTCTCTATAGTGTTTTGTGGGCAAAAAGCAAAGAAGGAGTGAGTCATCAGAAATCACTGCCGGTTAAAGCACCAAAAGAATGTGGAGATACCAAAATAACAGAGGCAAGCGATGCACAACCACATCCACAGCAACAAAtatag